In a genomic window of Dyadobacter fermentans DSM 18053:
- a CDS encoding alpha-galactosidase, translating to MYNLSIRVAIWAVLVSCNAFAQDSLIIKNRFLERKFTISDNSFHTSRFQHLLTNKDYSRPGSEEFYFTINGKPASANGANGLFRHVKHSLVRAGNGIQKATVQLAGKPGTEAENVIVDLTYEVYDELPVVRKQVGITNKGAKAIAIADLEVERLNLVPVSSQQSEMYTNYGSRFAWRPYHGDHHDAAVFVYNNYAKEGFILGNEAPSILKKTEVYTDHHRISTGMTSLTDHYPFKKWIEPQETFNSPRTFICLVQSQKWEDAFEGHFADFVRTRMGVKLFERKEIPFTFYNTWRPFYTNINDTLVTQLADGLEGTGTDLFIMDAGWENNYGDWEPHPKRFPNGLKPITDHIRKRGMKAGLWMGLASVDKSSKLYKEHPEWAIYDKNGEPAYLHEEMKNRVTMSLASGYYDYILAKIKRHVRENDLAYIKLDLAIANSAYVLDYSKKGDYKSEGKNHKDRESSYYAIYERALQLFDDLHKEFPDLLVDCTYEVWGEYYINDYALIEHADYDWLTNYDDDAPVGPINIRQMAFDRSRAIPTATNLIGNQFMDSPYSKFTFLSLASVKPILVGDTRKLPAELKPWYLKWNTWFKMMDKKYQFTRFSYVSDIFQRPTMSNWDGVYKFNKEKQGGVLFFFRNGSVETMRTFAFPLGEPGSRYRLFSPEDGKDLGVFTGKELNEKGIPVEISQQFDARVYGIEKIK from the coding sequence ATGTACAACCTTTCCATCCGGGTCGCCATTTGGGCGGTCCTCGTTTCGTGCAATGCGTTTGCGCAAGATTCGCTTATCATTAAAAACCGCTTCCTGGAAAGAAAATTCACGATCAGTGATAATTCTTTCCACACATCCCGCTTCCAGCATCTTCTGACGAACAAAGATTACAGCCGCCCTGGCTCGGAAGAGTTTTATTTTACAATTAACGGCAAGCCTGCGAGTGCCAACGGCGCGAATGGGTTATTCAGGCACGTAAAGCATTCACTCGTCCGGGCGGGCAACGGCATCCAGAAAGCGACTGTCCAGCTGGCCGGCAAGCCTGGTACGGAAGCCGAAAATGTAATAGTGGATTTAACCTATGAAGTCTACGACGAACTGCCGGTAGTCCGGAAGCAGGTCGGCATTACCAACAAGGGCGCCAAAGCCATTGCCATTGCCGACCTGGAAGTGGAGCGGCTAAACCTGGTGCCCGTTTCTTCCCAGCAAAGCGAGATGTATACCAACTACGGTTCCCGTTTCGCCTGGCGGCCCTACCACGGCGACCACCACGATGCAGCCGTTTTTGTGTATAATAATTACGCGAAAGAAGGCTTTATCCTTGGTAATGAAGCACCCAGCATTCTCAAAAAGACCGAGGTATACACCGATCACCACCGCATTTCGACCGGTATGACGAGCCTGACGGACCATTATCCGTTTAAAAAATGGATTGAACCGCAGGAAACATTTAACAGCCCACGGACATTCATCTGTCTCGTGCAGTCCCAAAAGTGGGAAGATGCATTCGAAGGCCACTTCGCCGACTTCGTACGTACACGCATGGGCGTGAAATTGTTTGAGCGGAAGGAAATTCCGTTCACATTCTACAATACGTGGCGGCCTTTTTATACGAACATCAACGACACGCTCGTAACGCAACTAGCCGACGGCCTCGAAGGCACCGGCACCGACCTGTTTATCATGGACGCCGGTTGGGAAAACAATTACGGCGACTGGGAACCACATCCGAAGCGATTCCCGAACGGACTGAAACCGATCACCGATCATATTCGCAAGCGGGGCATGAAAGCCGGCCTTTGGATGGGCCTCGCCTCAGTGGATAAAAGCAGTAAACTATACAAAGAACATCCCGAATGGGCCATTTACGATAAAAACGGTGAACCGGCTTACCTGCACGAGGAAATGAAGAACCGCGTGACGATGTCGCTCGCATCCGGCTACTACGATTACATTCTAGCCAAAATAAAGCGCCATGTACGGGAGAACGATCTTGCTTACATCAAGCTCGACCTGGCCATCGCCAACTCTGCATATGTCCTTGATTACTCCAAAAAAGGAGATTACAAATCAGAAGGAAAGAACCATAAAGACCGCGAAAGCTCCTACTATGCCATTTATGAAAGAGCATTGCAGCTTTTTGACGACCTGCACAAGGAGTTTCCCGACCTGCTCGTGGACTGTACCTACGAAGTTTGGGGAGAATATTATATTAATGACTACGCGCTCATCGAACACGCCGACTACGACTGGCTCACCAACTACGACGACGACGCACCCGTAGGCCCGATCAACATCCGCCAGATGGCCTTCGACCGCAGCCGCGCCATTCCCACCGCCACCAACCTGATCGGCAACCAGTTCATGGATTCACCCTATTCCAAATTCACATTTCTCTCGCTTGCCTCCGTGAAGCCCATCCTCGTAGGCGACACGCGCAAACTCCCCGCCGAGCTGAAACCGTGGTACCTGAAATGGAACACCTGGTTCAAAATGATGGACAAGAAATACCAGTTCACCCGATTCTCGTACGTGTCGGACATCTTCCAGCGCCCGACCATGAGCAACTGGGACGGCGTTTACAAATTCAACAAGGAAAAACAGGGCGGCGTGCTGTTCTTCTTCCGGAATGGATCCGTAGAAACAATGCGCACATTCGCATTCCCGCTTGGCGAGCCGGGCAGTCGGTACCGGCTTTTTTCGCCGGAAGATGGCAAGGATTTGGGGGTTTTTACGGGGAAGGAACTGAACGAAAAAGGAATCCCGGTGGAGATTTCACAACAGTTTGACGCGAGAGTTTACGGAATTGAAAAGATCAAATAG
- the gndA gene encoding NADP-dependent phosphogluconate dehydrogenase, whose product MSQNLFDFGMIGLGVMGRNLLLNMADHGFSVIGFDKDETKNSALESSATPGTTVKGVSELAQMIQLLQRPRKVMMLVPAGQPVDDVIASLLPLLEKGDVIIDGGNSHYTDTLRRVKYLREKDIHFMGIGVSGGEKGARTGPSIMPGGDKEAYAHVQPMLEAIAAKVNGEPCVAYLGKEGAGHYVKMVHNGIEYAIMQLISESYAILKKAGLSNQQLHETFKSWNDGDLQSFLVEITADIFLQKDDKTDAHLVDVISDKAGSKGTGKWTSQDSMELPVAVPVIDTAVAMRTLSGYKDERTVAAELYGASNAISEETQVLIEQVHDALYFATILAYAQGLAMLYQASKDLQMEIPLTDVVSVWRGGCIIRSSLLSVFTDAYKQTPDLSNILLNQEVAALVKSAEGNTRSLIAFAAQSGIPAAALMSSLAYFDAYKTAYMPTNLIQAQRDYFGAHTYQRTDIPGTFHTEWGQQ is encoded by the coding sequence ATGTCACAGAACTTATTCGATTTTGGAATGATCGGACTGGGCGTAATGGGGCGAAACCTGTTACTGAACATGGCCGATCATGGCTTCTCTGTTATCGGTTTCGATAAGGATGAAACCAAAAATTCCGCGTTGGAATCAAGCGCCACGCCGGGTACTACCGTAAAAGGCGTTTCAGAACTCGCCCAGATGATCCAGCTCCTGCAACGTCCCCGCAAGGTGATGATGCTCGTGCCTGCCGGTCAGCCGGTTGACGATGTCATTGCATCCCTTTTACCTCTTCTTGAAAAAGGCGACGTTATTATCGACGGAGGAAATTCCCATTATACAGATACGCTCCGCCGCGTGAAATACCTCCGTGAAAAGGATATCCATTTCATGGGAATCGGCGTTTCGGGCGGAGAAAAAGGCGCCCGCACAGGCCCTAGCATTATGCCGGGCGGCGATAAGGAGGCTTATGCGCACGTACAGCCCATGCTGGAAGCAATTGCAGCGAAAGTGAACGGCGAGCCTTGCGTGGCTTACCTGGGCAAGGAAGGTGCCGGCCATTATGTGAAAATGGTGCATAACGGTATTGAATATGCGATCATGCAGCTCATCAGCGAATCGTACGCGATCCTGAAAAAAGCCGGTTTGAGCAACCAGCAGCTTCACGAGACATTCAAAAGCTGGAACGACGGCGACCTGCAATCGTTCCTGGTGGAAATTACCGCCGATATTTTCCTGCAAAAGGACGACAAGACCGACGCCCACCTGGTAGATGTGATCTCCGACAAAGCGGGCTCGAAAGGAACCGGTAAATGGACGTCGCAAGATTCGATGGAGCTGCCCGTGGCCGTTCCGGTGATTGACACAGCGGTGGCTATGCGTACGTTATCGGGCTACAAGGATGAAAGAACGGTTGCTGCCGAATTGTACGGCGCAAGCAATGCGATTTCAGAAGAAACCCAGGTGCTGATCGAGCAGGTGCACGATGCATTGTATTTTGCCACCATTCTCGCTTACGCGCAGGGACTTGCAATGCTTTACCAGGCATCGAAAGATCTGCAAATGGAGATCCCGCTGACCGACGTCGTGAGCGTGTGGAGAGGCGGCTGCATTATCCGTTCGTCGCTGCTTTCGGTGTTTACCGATGCCTACAAGCAAACCCCGGATTTGTCCAATATTCTGTTGAACCAAGAAGTAGCCGCATTGGTTAAATCTGCGGAAGGTAACACGCGTTCGCTGATCGCATTTGCCGCCCAGTCGGGCATCCCGGCCGCTGCGCTGATGTCGTCGCTGGCTTATTTCGACGCATACAAAACAGCGTACATGCCGACCAACCTGATCCAGGCGCAACGTGACTACTTTGGCGCGCATACGTACCAACGTACCGATATCCCAGGTACATTCCACACAGAATGGGGTCAACAATAA
- the zwf gene encoding glucose-6-phosphate dehydrogenase, translating to MQSNKRPPASVLFIFGGSGDLNYRKLTPALYNLFLDNWMPDQFAIAGIGRSAYSNEKYHEHLLDGVTKFSRRKGKQNGHWTDFTQHVSYLQMDGDDAAAYHKITDLVKEKEEEWGVHPNVIFYLAVAPQLVPSIAQKLGALKICGEKSTTRIVVEKPFGHDLESAHELNLLLSSMFAEEQIFRIDHYLGKETVQNILALRFANALFEPLWNRNYIDHIQITAAEAVGLEGRGGYFEHAGALRDMVQNHILQILCMIAMEPPVSFDANEIRNKKVDVLNAIRRIGKDQVHDFAVRGQYSGGWKKGEKVVGYRQEEGVNPQSNIDTFAAVKFYIDNWRWQGVPFYVRTGKYLNQKATHITLHFKQAPHYAFPPESAETWRSNRLTISIQPNMDISIRFQAKRPGQTMMLDPVDMTFDYDAVAGEHAPEAYETLLLDVMEGDATLFMRNDQVDAAWRVIMPILEAWENRPPQDFPNYAPDSWGPDTADALIARDGHTWLNLPPTP from the coding sequence ATGCAAAGCAATAAACGTCCCCCTGCCTCGGTACTCTTTATTTTCGGAGGAAGCGGTGACCTCAACTACCGGAAGCTCACACCGGCCCTCTATAACTTGTTCCTCGACAACTGGATGCCCGATCAGTTTGCGATCGCGGGTATCGGCCGGAGTGCTTATTCCAATGAAAAATACCATGAGCACCTGCTCGACGGCGTGACGAAATTCTCACGTCGGAAAGGCAAGCAAAATGGCCACTGGACGGATTTTACGCAGCATGTTTCGTACCTGCAAATGGACGGCGACGATGCGGCAGCTTACCACAAAATCACCGATCTGGTAAAAGAAAAGGAAGAAGAATGGGGAGTTCATCCCAATGTCATATTCTACCTTGCGGTAGCGCCTCAGCTCGTTCCTTCGATCGCCCAAAAGCTGGGTGCATTGAAGATCTGCGGAGAAAAAAGCACTACGCGCATTGTTGTAGAAAAACCATTCGGTCATGACCTGGAAAGTGCCCACGAACTGAACCTGCTGCTTTCCAGCATGTTCGCCGAGGAACAAATATTCCGTATCGACCATTATTTGGGTAAAGAAACCGTTCAAAACATCCTGGCATTGCGTTTCGCGAATGCGTTGTTCGAGCCGCTCTGGAACCGTAACTACATCGACCACATCCAGATCACCGCTGCCGAAGCAGTAGGCCTGGAAGGTCGCGGAGGCTATTTCGAGCACGCAGGTGCATTGCGCGACATGGTGCAGAACCACATCCTGCAAATCCTCTGTATGATTGCGATGGAGCCGCCGGTATCGTTCGATGCGAATGAGATCCGTAACAAAAAAGTGGATGTGCTCAATGCAATCCGCCGGATCGGTAAAGACCAGGTTCACGATTTCGCGGTTCGCGGTCAGTACTCGGGTGGCTGGAAAAAGGGTGAGAAAGTGGTTGGTTACCGTCAGGAAGAAGGTGTGAACCCGCAGTCGAATATCGATACATTCGCGGCTGTGAAGTTTTACATCGACAACTGGCGCTGGCAGGGCGTGCCTTTCTACGTTCGTACCGGTAAGTACCTGAACCAGAAAGCGACCCACATTACTTTGCATTTCAAACAGGCGCCGCATTATGCATTCCCGCCTGAGTCTGCTGAAACATGGCGCTCTAACCGTCTGACTATCAGCATTCAACCTAATATGGACATCAGCATCCGGTTCCAGGCCAAGCGCCCGGGACAGACCATGATGCTCGACCCGGTGGATATGACCTTCGATTACGACGCAGTTGCCGGCGAACACGCTCCCGAAGCGTACGAAACGCTGCTTCTGGACGTGATGGAAGGCGACGCGACGCTGTTCATGCGTAACGACCAGGTGGATGCCGCGTGGAGAGTGATCATGCCGATCCTCGAAGCATGGGAAAACCGCCCGCCGCAAGACTTCCCGAATTACGCACCCGACTCATGGGGCCCGGATACGGCCGATGCGCTCATCGCCCGCGATGGTCACACATGGCTCAACCTGCCACCAACCCCGTAA
- the pgl gene encoding 6-phosphogluconolactonase, protein MELHIEKDTKALSASLAEWINNYIQQVLAKQDRFTFVLSGGSTPKALYALLAESPYKESVPWEKLHFFWGDERAVPFEDSRNNAKMCYDELLDKVPVKAENIHIMRTDITPEESAAEYEKIMKTYFEGSETTFDFVLLGMGDDGHTLSLFPGTEVIHEQEALATSFFLQAQDMYRITLTAPVVNNAACVAFLAAGAGKAEVLKQVLKGERNIDLYPSQIIQPSKGQLHWFVDEAAVALL, encoded by the coding sequence ATGGAGTTGCATATCGAGAAGGATACCAAAGCATTAAGCGCCAGCCTTGCTGAATGGATTAACAATTACATTCAGCAGGTGCTTGCCAAACAGGACCGTTTTACATTCGTACTCTCGGGTGGAAGCACGCCGAAAGCACTGTACGCGCTGCTGGCCGAATCGCCTTATAAAGAGTCGGTTCCCTGGGAGAAACTACATTTTTTCTGGGGCGACGAGCGGGCTGTTCCGTTTGAGGATTCGAGGAATAATGCTAAAATGTGTTATGATGAACTGTTGGATAAAGTGCCTGTGAAGGCTGAAAACATCCACATCATGCGCACCGACATTACACCCGAAGAATCGGCTGCGGAGTATGAAAAGATCATGAAAACCTATTTCGAAGGCTCCGAAACCACTTTCGATTTCGTGTTGCTTGGAATGGGGGACGATGGTCATACCTTATCGCTCTTCCCGGGCACCGAGGTGATCCACGAGCAGGAAGCCCTGGCGACGTCATTTTTCCTTCAAGCCCAGGACATGTACCGCATTACCCTCACCGCCCCGGTGGTGAACAACGCGGCTTGCGTGGCCTTCCTGGCCGCCGGCGCCGGTAAAGCGGAAGTTTTGAAACAGGTTTTAAAAGGAGAAAGGAATATCGACCTCTATCCCTCGCAGATCATTCAGCCTTCGAAAGGCCAGCTGCACTGGTTTGTGGATGAAGCTGCCGTTGCGCTGCTTTAA
- a CDS encoding SPFH domain-containing protein: protein MKRNIIIGILTTIVLIMALVIQPFSFENIDAGNVGIRINLYGSEKGVDNITLVTGRVWYNAWTTKIVEFPTYTQSVDYESFVITTKDAAEFKVDPKLNYHINPDKVPQIYRQYRRPLAEIQQGFMKNTIYDAYRIVANSFTSDSVMSNREVFEDRVQNVLTKTLGKDGFIYDQLTSAITPPPSLRQMIDEKNASIQARLKAENQAKQAEAEAKVLIARAEGQAKATLIKAKAESEANQLRQKTLTPLLIQQEWVAKWNGVLPTTNAGGSTSLMLGVK, encoded by the coding sequence ATGAAGCGAAACATTATTATCGGAATCCTGACTACCATCGTATTGATCATGGCGCTCGTCATCCAGCCTTTCTCGTTCGAAAACATCGACGCCGGTAATGTCGGTATCCGCATTAACCTGTACGGCAGCGAAAAGGGCGTCGATAATATCACGCTGGTGACCGGGCGCGTTTGGTATAATGCCTGGACCACCAAGATCGTGGAATTTCCGACTTACACGCAGAGTGTTGATTACGAATCGTTTGTGATTACTACCAAGGATGCTGCGGAGTTCAAAGTCGACCCGAAGCTGAACTATCACATCAACCCCGACAAAGTACCGCAGATTTACCGCCAATACAGACGACCGTTAGCGGAAATCCAGCAGGGTTTTATGAAAAATACGATTTATGATGCGTATCGCATCGTAGCCAATTCGTTCACGTCCGACAGCGTGATGTCCAACCGCGAAGTGTTCGAAGACCGTGTGCAGAATGTATTGACCAAAACCCTCGGCAAGGACGGTTTCATCTACGACCAGCTCACGTCGGCCATTACCCCGCCGCCATCGCTTCGTCAGATGATCGACGAGAAGAATGCTTCCATTCAGGCCCGTTTGAAAGCCGAAAACCAGGCAAAACAAGCGGAAGCCGAAGCAAAAGTCCTCATCGCCCGCGCCGAAGGACAGGCCAAAGCGACATTGATTAAGGCGAAGGCCGAATCGGAGGCCAACCAGTTGAGACAAAAGACATTGACACCGTTGCTCATCCAGCAGGAGTGGGTGGCGAAGTGGAATGGCGTGCTGCCGACTACCAATGCAGGCGGCAGCACAAGCCTGATGCTGGGAGTGAAGTAA
- a CDS encoding GntR family transcriptional regulator, giving the protein MEFKDKQAIYLQIADYICEQILLGKWPPGERIPSVRDLAAMMEVNPNTVMRTYDFLQNKEIIFNKRGIGYSADEHANEKILAYRKERFLTNELPEVFKNLYLLDIGIDELYSLYQKFIEEMYPLTK; this is encoded by the coding sequence ATGGAGTTTAAAGATAAACAAGCCATTTACCTGCAAATCGCGGATTATATCTGTGAGCAGATCTTACTGGGCAAATGGCCGCCCGGCGAGCGCATTCCGTCGGTGAGGGACCTTGCCGCGATGATGGAAGTGAACCCGAATACCGTGATGCGTACTTATGATTTTCTGCAAAACAAGGAGATCATTTTCAACAAGCGCGGCATCGGCTACTCGGCCGACGAGCACGCGAACGAGAAAATCCTGGCCTACCGCAAGGAGCGCTTCCTGACCAACGAACTGCCCGAGGTGTTCAAGAATTTGTACCTGCTCGACATCGGGATCGACGAGCTGTACAGCCTTTACCAGAAGTTCATCGAAGAAATGTACCCGTTAACCAAGTAA
- a CDS encoding ABC transporter ATP-binding protein: MIHLDQVSFGYGTRKKLFENLDLHLDAGHIYGLLGKNGAGKSSLLRNMAGLLFPTGGRIEVAGFEPRRRQPAFLQDVFFLPEEIYLPSVTVDKYLMLMAPFYPKFDEQLFRAYIAEFDIPEGNKLTGMSYGQKKKVLIAFALATNTRVLIMDEPTNGLDIPSKSQFRRLVSSALDKDRLVLISTHQVRDLDNLIDAIIILENSQILIRHSLDTISERLCFGTLPSIEYDARVLYSEPSLRGYKAVFENSTQEESRVDLEHLFNAVIENPQRISQIFAY; encoded by the coding sequence ATGATTCACCTCGACCAGGTTTCTTTTGGATACGGAACGCGTAAGAAATTGTTTGAAAACCTTGACCTGCACCTCGACGCCGGGCACATTTACGGGCTGCTGGGCAAAAACGGAGCGGGCAAATCGAGTTTGCTGCGCAACATGGCCGGGCTTCTTTTCCCAACCGGCGGCCGCATTGAAGTGGCAGGCTTCGAGCCGCGCAGGCGCCAGCCGGCGTTTTTGCAGGATGTTTTCTTCCTTCCCGAGGAGATTTACCTCCCGTCGGTGACGGTGGACAAGTACCTGATGCTGATGGCGCCGTTTTACCCCAAATTCGACGAGCAGCTCTTCCGGGCCTACATTGCCGAGTTCGACATTCCGGAAGGCAATAAGCTCACGGGTATGTCGTACGGCCAGAAGAAAAAGGTGCTGATCGCATTCGCATTAGCTACCAACACCCGCGTGCTGATCATGGACGAGCCGACCAACGGCCTCGATATTCCCTCCAAAAGCCAGTTCCGAAGACTGGTATCATCCGCGCTCGACAAAGACCGCCTGGTCCTGATCTCGACCCACCAGGTCCGCGATCTCGATAACCTCATCGACGCGATTATCATCCTCGAAAACAGCCAAATACTGATCCGCCACAGCCTCGATACCATTTCGGAACGATTGTGCTTCGGCACGTTGCCCAGCATTGAGTATGATGCACGGGTGCTGTATTCGGAGCCTTCGCTGCGCGGGTACAAAGCCGTTTTCGAAAATTCTACGCAGGAAGAGAGCCGTGTCGACCTGGAACACTTGTTCAATGCCGTGATCGAGAATCCCCAGCGGATCAGCCAGATATTCGCCTATTAG
- a CDS encoding nucleotidyltransferase family protein — protein sequence MIPNHYGIVILAAGSSSRLGEPKQILQYQGRSLIRHITEAALEAVTEVVVVTGANAELIGKELEGLPCRLVFNPDWPEGMSASIKAGIKALQSHAPGVKGAILAVSDQPFVTAATFHALLRIFEEAETGIVASEYGGSLGTPAFFAASYFPSLLQLTGAEGAKKLFARFAADISTHPFPQGSIDIDTQEDYQRLISDR from the coding sequence ATGATCCCAAACCACTATGGCATTGTTATCCTCGCGGCAGGCAGCTCATCCCGGCTCGGCGAACCGAAGCAAATACTTCAATACCAGGGCAGAAGCCTGATCCGGCACATTACCGAGGCAGCGCTGGAAGCGGTGACGGAGGTGGTTGTGGTAACGGGCGCCAATGCGGAGTTGATCGGGAAGGAATTGGAAGGTTTGCCCTGCCGGCTCGTATTCAACCCCGACTGGCCGGAAGGCATGTCGGCGTCCATTAAAGCCGGCATCAAGGCGCTGCAATCCCATGCTCCGGGCGTGAAAGGCGCTATCCTCGCCGTGAGCGACCAGCCATTCGTTACCGCGGCTACTTTTCATGCATTGCTCCGCATTTTTGAAGAAGCGGAAACCGGCATTGTAGCCTCGGAATATGGCGGTTCGCTGGGCACGCCGGCTTTTTTTGCCGCTTCCTATTTCCCATCCCTGCTCCAACTCACCGGCGCCGAAGGTGCAAAAAAGCTCTTCGCACGTTTTGCAGCCGACATTTCTACCCACCCCTTTCCGCAAGGCAGCATCGACATCGACACGCAGGAAGACTATCAACGCCTGATTTCCGACAGGTAG
- a CDS encoding XdhC family protein gives MKEITDIIRSYEQEVAAGKRMALATVVHVEGSSYRRPGARMLVTDEGQLTGAISGGCLEGDALRKALLAISQQKNKLVTYDTTDENDTTLGVQLGCNGIVHILFEPIRTDDPENPVELLKKVLAQRQNAVLITLFSLQSRTGAQPGTCFLHLQTDDELTCKCTEPALLDTLLAETHEAYQRGDSFFKAFERDNQSLTGFIEYFNTPPSLVIAGAGNDTIPITEMAAVLGWDITVVDGRSSHATRQRFPKAGKVLVARADDVLKHIVIDDRTFVLLMTHNYNYDIALLKQLLDVDACRYVGALGPKKKLERMYAELENSGMVITDAQKAKVYGPVGLDIGAETSEEIALSVLAEIKAVLGRRVGLSLREKLEPIHNRTDQPVTYTRDEQEDFLCAIQTPAS, from the coding sequence ATGAAAGAAATCACGGACATCATCCGGTCGTATGAGCAGGAAGTGGCGGCGGGTAAGCGCATGGCGCTTGCGACCGTCGTGCACGTAGAGGGCTCGTCGTACAGGCGCCCGGGCGCACGCATGCTCGTGACGGACGAAGGCCAGCTCACAGGCGCCATCAGCGGCGGATGTCTTGAAGGAGATGCCCTGCGCAAGGCCCTGCTCGCCATTTCCCAGCAGAAAAACAAGCTGGTTACCTACGATACTACCGACGAAAACGACACAACCCTCGGCGTACAGCTCGGCTGCAACGGCATTGTGCATATCCTTTTCGAGCCTATCCGGACAGATGACCCCGAGAATCCCGTGGAGTTATTGAAAAAGGTATTGGCCCAAAGGCAAAATGCGGTGCTGATAACCTTGTTCTCGCTCCAATCGCGCACGGGCGCACAGCCGGGAACGTGTTTCCTGCATTTACAAACTGACGACGAGCTCACCTGCAAATGTACCGAACCGGCATTGCTCGATACGCTGCTTGCGGAGACGCATGAAGCCTACCAGCGCGGCGATTCGTTTTTCAAAGCATTCGAGCGTGATAACCAATCGCTGACTGGTTTTATCGAATACTTCAACACCCCGCCCTCGCTTGTGATCGCCGGCGCGGGCAACGATACCATCCCGATCACCGAAATGGCGGCCGTGCTCGGCTGGGATATTACCGTGGTCGACGGCCGTTCCAGTCATGCCACGCGGCAGCGGTTTCCCAAAGCAGGAAAAGTGCTCGTGGCGCGGGCCGACGATGTTTTGAAACACATTGTCATAGACGACCGCACGTTTGTGCTGCTCATGACACACAATTACAACTACGACATCGCATTGCTGAAACAGCTCCTGGACGTGGACGCGTGCCGTTACGTGGGTGCATTGGGTCCGAAGAAGAAACTGGAACGGATGTATGCCGAGCTGGAAAATTCAGGAATGGTGATTACCGACGCGCAGAAGGCCAAGGTTTATGGCCCCGTGGGCCTCGATATCGGGGCTGAAACGTCGGAAGAAATCGCATTATCGGTGCTGGCCGAGATTAAGGCTGTGCTGGGACGGCGCGTGGGGCTTTCGCTGCGTGAAAAACTTGAACCGATCCACAACCGGACCGACCAGCCTGTCACCTATACCCGCGACGAGCAGGAAGATTTCCTTTGCGCCATTCAAACACCGGCATCCTGA
- a CDS encoding cysteine desulfurase family protein translates to MKLPVYLDNNATTPVDPRVLQEMLPYFSEKFGNAASRTHLYGWEAEESVDIAREQIAGLIGAHQQEIVFTSGATEGVNLAIKGIFENSLQPEKHIITVATEHKAVLDTCKHIERLGGTVTYLPVNANGLIDLTALESAITPHTILIAVMYANNETGVIQPIREIAAIAKSHHIPFLSDATQAVGKVPVNVLSDGIDLLALSAHKIYGPKGVGALYVRKKNPAIILTAQIDGGGHERNMRSGTLNVPGIVGLGWACEIAGAEMARESKRLSALRNALEVELLVLQDIEINAEDARRLPHCTNISFGQVDGEKLIFEAGSDLAFSRSSACTSATLEPSYVLKAMGLSDERIHNSFRFSFGRFSTEEHVNHAVSVISKIVKQHRHERNHGHHPVV, encoded by the coding sequence TTGAAACTGCCTGTTTATTTGGACAATAATGCTACAACCCCTGTGGACCCGAGGGTTTTACAGGAAATGCTGCCCTATTTTTCCGAGAAATTCGGCAATGCGGCCAGTCGTACGCATTTGTATGGCTGGGAGGCGGAAGAATCGGTGGATATTGCACGCGAGCAGATCGCCGGCCTCATTGGCGCACACCAGCAGGAGATTGTGTTTACCTCCGGTGCTACCGAGGGCGTCAATCTGGCCATTAAAGGCATTTTCGAAAATTCCTTACAACCGGAGAAACACATCATCACCGTCGCTACCGAACACAAAGCGGTGCTCGACACCTGCAAGCATATCGAACGGCTCGGCGGTACAGTTACCTACCTGCCCGTGAATGCCAACGGGCTGATCGACCTGACCGCGCTTGAAAGCGCCATTACCCCGCACACGATCCTGATCGCGGTGATGTACGCCAACAATGAAACCGGCGTGATCCAGCCTATCCGTGAGATTGCTGCCATTGCCAAATCACACCACATTCCCTTCCTGTCCGACGCCACGCAAGCTGTGGGCAAGGTCCCCGTGAATGTCCTGAGCGACGGCATCGACCTGCTTGCATTAAGTGCGCACAAAATTTACGGGCCCAAAGGCGTGGGCGCACTCTACGTCCGCAAAAAGAACCCCGCCATTATCCTCACCGCCCAGATCGACGGCGGCGGCCACGAACGCAATATGCGTAGCGGCACGCTCAATGTGCCGGGGATCGTCGGGCTTGGCTGGGCCTGTGAAATTGCCGGGGCCGAAATGGCGCGGGAAAGCAAGCGGCTCAGCGCACTGCGGAATGCGTTGGAAGTGGAACTATTGGTACTGCAAGATATCGAGATCAATGCCGAAGACGCCCGCCGGCTGCCGCATTGTACCAATATTTCGTTCGGACAGGTGGATGGGGAGAAACTGATTTTCGAGGCGGGCAGCGACCTGGCGTTTTCGCGCAGCTCGGCCTGCACCTCCGCCACACTGGAACCCAGCTATGTGCTGAAAGCGATGGGCCTTTCGGACGAACGCATTCATAATTCGTTCCGTTTCAGTTTCGGACGGTTTTCTACCGAGGAGCATGTAAACCACGCGGTTTCTGTTATTTCAAAGATTGTAAAACAACATCGCCATGAAAGAAATCACGGACATCATCCGGTCGTATGA